The Rhododendron vialii isolate Sample 1 chromosome 5a, ASM3025357v1 genome contains a region encoding:
- the LOC131326870 gene encoding probable pectinesterase/pectinesterase inhibitor 13, with protein MAFQDFDHISERRKNERKQKVKKRIIIALVSTVAVVLLIAAAICGVMYSNHHSDHSNNGSSSPQAKPEKEISQSQKAVKMICAPTDYKQTCETSLSKAVSSNSSTAAPEPKDLLKAAISVVADEIKIAINHTSSFKFDTPELKGAFEDCMLLLEDAMEELNSSISNVAGQSLGKLNSNTPDLNNWLSAVMSYQQTCIDGFPEGELKSSLEKALKNARELTSNALAIINQVSSVFSKFMQAPPATNRHLLSYDHPSLGKDGLPTWMTHEDRRMLKAQPAKLTPNVIVAKDGSEKFTSISAALAAIPPNYQGRYIIYVKEGIYEEYVTVTQKMVNITMYGDGSQKTIITGNKNFVDGTRTFQTATFAALGDGFMAQSMGFRNTAGPEKHQAVALRVQADRSIFLNCRMEGYQDTLYAQTHRQFYRSCLITGTIDFIFGDSAAIFQNCVMYVRRPLDNQQTIVTAQGRTDRHETTGIVIQNCRILADASLEPDKTKIKSYLGRPWKEFSRTIIMQSEIGDLIHPDGWLPWDKDFGLKTLYYAEFNNKGPGASVAARVKWPGLKVINKDEATQYTVGPFIQGDSWVNAAGVPVHFGLF; from the exons ATGGCATTTCAGGATTTTGACCATATATCAGAACGACGGAAAAATGAGAGGAAGCAAAAGGTGAAAAAGAGGATAATCATTGCGTTAGTTTCTACTGTTGCCGTTGTCCTCCTGATTGCTGCTGCAATTTGCGGTGTGATGTATAGCAACCATCACTCGGATCATTCCAACAATGGCAGTTCTTCTCCACAAGCTAAACCAGAAAAAGAGATATCACAATCCCAAAAGGCGGTTAAAATGATATGTGCACCCACAGATTACAAGCAAACATGCGAAACCAGCCTCTCAAAGGCTGTAAGTTCCAACTCCTCTACTGCGGCACCAGAACCCAAAGATCTCCTTAAGGCTGCCATCTCAGTGGTTGCCGATGAGATCAAGATTGCCATCAATCACACCTCCTCCTTCAAATTTGACACCCCTGAACTCAAAGGGGCTTTCGAAGATTGCATGCTACTCCTAGAAGACGCCATGGAAGAATTGAATAGCTCCATTTCAAATGTGGCCGGACAAAGTTTGGGAAAACTCAACTCAAACACCCCTGACTTGAATAATTGGCTGAGCGCCGTGATGTCTTACCAACAGACGTGCATTGATGGATTCCCAGAAGGGGAATTGAAATCCTCTCTGGAGAAAGCCTTAAAGAATGCAAGGGAACTCACCAGCAATGCTCTTGCTATTATCAACCAGGTCTCTTCTGTATTTTCCAAATTTATGCAGGCACCACCTGCCACCAACCGACACCTTCTCTCCTATGATCACCCTTCCTTGGGCAAGGATGGGCTTCCAACATGGATGACACATGAGGATCGAAGAATGCTAAAAGCACAACCTGCCAAACTCACCCCCAACGTGATTGTGGCAAAAGATGGTAGCGAAAAGTTTACTTCCATTTCTGCTGCACTAGCAGCAATCCCCCCAAATTACCAAGGACG GTACATTATATACGTAAAAGAAGGGATTTACGAGGAGTACGTTACAGTGACCCAAAAGATGGTTAATATTACTATGTATGGTGATGGGTCACAAAAGACTATTATCACGGGAAACAAAAACTTCGTTGATGGAACTCGAACATTCCAAACTGCAACTTTTG CGGCTTTAGGAGATGGTTTTATGGCCCAATCAATGGGATTTAGAAATACAGCTGGTCCAGAAAAGCATCAAGCGGTGGCCCTCAGAGTCCAAGCAGATCGTTCAATATTCCTCAACTGCCGTATGGAAGGGTACCAAGACACCTTATACGCTCAAACCCACCGACAATTCTATCGTAGTTGTCTCATCACTGGAACTATCGACTTCATCTTCGGTGATTCGGCTGCCATCTTTCAAAACTGTGTGATGTACGTCAGGAGGCCATTGGATAACCAACAAACCATTGTCACTGCCCAAGGACGAACCGATAGGCATGAGACCACAGGAATAGTTATACAAAACTGCCGTATTTTGGCAGATGCCTCGCTTGAGCCTGACAAGACAAAGATTAAAAGTTATCTAGGAAGGCCATGGAAGGAATTCTCAAGAACCATAATAATGCAATCAGAGATTGGTGATCTTATTCATCCTGATGGATGGCTACCATGGGACAAGGACTTTGGCCTCAAGACATTGTATTATGCAGAGTTCAACAATAAAGGTCCTGGAGCCAGTGTTGCCGCAAGAGTAAAGTGGCCTGGTTTAAAAGTTATTAACAAGGATGAGGCGACCCAATATACAGTAGGTCCTTTCATACAAGGTGATTCTTGGGTAAATGCTGCCGGTGTTCCTGTTCATTTTGGACTATTTTAA
- the LOC131326871 gene encoding probable pectinesterase/pectinesterase inhibitor 12 — protein sequence MASPNILQSFLLLCITWSLNSSSPYTTSSTTNSSSTNLDSHFSSIRFFCKSTPYPDVCFDSLKLSISINITPNIIAYLLQSLQTALTEAGNLSNLLSSARTSSEIIEKQRGAIQDCKELHQSTMASLKKSVSRINSAPDSQKMADAGAFLTAALTNKNTCLEGLDSASGPMKLTLVNSIISTYKHISNCLSMLPEPASKGGHTNRRLLGFPKWLSRKDRHILQDTSGSGDEYDPSGVLEVAADGSGNFTTITDAINFTPNNSDERVIIYVREGVYEENVDIPSYKPNIVLLGDGSDVTVITGNRSVADGWTTFRSATVAVSAEGFLARDITFENRAGPGKHQAVALRVNGDLGAVYRCVINGYQDTLYVHSFRQFYRECDISGTIDFIFGNAAVVFQACNIISKMPLPGQFTVITAQSRDSPYEDSGISIQNCSIVASDDLYSNISSGTIINNYLGRPWRVYSQTVYIESYIDDFIDLTGWKEWSGDQGLATLYYGEYANTGPGSATENRVTWPGYHVMGYDDASNFTVSQFITGDEWLDSTSFPYDDGI from the exons ATGGCTTCCCCCAATATTCTGCAGTCATTTTTATTACTCTGCATAACATGGTCTCTCAACTCTTCTTCTCCTTACACTACTTCCTCTACTACAAATAGTAGTAGTACTAATCTTGATTCCCATTTCTCTTCCATAAGATTCTTCTGTAAATCTACTCCATACCCAGATGTCTGTTTTGACTCACTCAAGCTCTCCATCTCAATAAACATCACTCCAAACATCATCGCCTATCTCCTTCAGTCACTCCAAACCGCCTTGACCGAAGCTGGAAATCTCTCCAATCTATTGTCCAGTGCCAGAACCAGCTCCGAAATCATTGAGAAACAAAGGGGAGCCATCCAAGATTGCAAGGAGCTCCACCAAAGTACAATGGCCTCTCTCAAGAAATCAGTGTCCCGAATTAATTCTGCTCCTGATTCCCAAAAAATGGCAGATGCAGGAGCCTTCCTTACAGCAGCTCTCACCAACAAGAACACTTGCTTAGAAGGCCTGGATTCCGCATCAGGTCCAATGAAACTGACCCTCGTCAACTCCATAATCAGTACTTACAAGCATATTAGCAATTGTCTTTCAATGCTCCCTGAGCCTGCATCAAAGGGCGGCCATACAAACCGTCGTCTCTTGGGTTTTCCAAAATGGCTGTCACGGAAGGATCGCCACATATTGCAGGATACTTCTGGTTCTGGTGATGAATATGACCCGAGCGGGGTGCTTGAAGTGGCGGCAGATGGAAGCGGAAACTTTACTACCATTACCGATGCTATCAATTTCACCCCAAATAACAGCGATGAAAGAGTAATCATCTATGTGAGGGAAGGAGTGTACGAGGAAAATGTAGACATCCCAAGTTATAAGCCCAACATTGTGCTGCTAGGAGATGGAAGTGATGTTACTGTAATCACAGGCAACAGAAGCGTGGCCGATGGTTGGACTACTTTCAGATCTGCCACCGTTG CTGTATCCGCTGAGGGGTTTCTGGCACGTGACATAACATTTGAGAACAGGGCAGGACCTGGGAAGCACCAGGCAGTTGCACTTCGTGTTAACGGGGACTTGGGAGCAGTGTACAGGTGTGTCATTAACGGTTACCAAGACACGCTGTACGTCCATTCCTTCAGACAATTTTACAGGGAATGTGACATTTCCGGGACCATAGATTTCATATTTGGTAATGCAGCCGTTGTGTTCCAGGCATGCAACATCATATCCAAAATGCCGTTGCCTGGCCAATTCACTGTGATCACTGCCCAGTCCCGAGACAGCCCATACGAGGACTCTGGAATCTCGATACAGAACTGTTCCATTGTGGCTTCCGATGACTTGTATTCCAATATTTCAAGCGGCACAATCATCAACAACTATCTCGGGAGGCCATGGAGAGTCTACTCTCAAACTGTCTATATCGAGTCCTACATTGATGACTTCATCGACCTAACAGGGTGGAAGGAATGGTCTGGTGATCAAGGCTTAGCCACTCTGTACTACGGAGAATATGCGAATACAGGGCCTGGTTCGGCAACTGAGAATCGTGTTACTTGGCCTGGGTACCATGTCATGGGTTACGATGATGCCTCTAATTTCACAGTGTCACAGTTTATAACTGGAGATGAATGGCTAGATTCTACCTCCTTCCCTTACGATGATGGGATTTAA